A stretch of the Lolium perenne isolate Kyuss_39 chromosome 3, Kyuss_2.0, whole genome shotgun sequence genome encodes the following:
- the LOC127338892 gene encoding uncharacterized protein codes for MEHLAENEIEVAIQEDFPDAAAAAANAAAVKKADDASLKKRMRIVTEAIVKMVCPFFLAACVSLSKLDMGDQPGVRDSLSPLAGCTLASGILSLLPLTFPNWFPDKLFEFSMFFIHLCGVLLMVLAFLTLFLVVEEYAALLVLVGVSVMFTINWARRTVLNGYERGATVVYEKFLDDLENSVDLSAAITFLLFLGLGGLVLGGQYNTIQLRKGSLAEEDKEMLQLLFHTIWLSFFICIAGVFFMLVCMVPPVTNGRREGICHIIEGLNYFFCGALTLIVLLITLGTLRKLWVVAFAIVLSAIPFIVWGVLAFPGGAIGEGDEDIKPASLDLAKVTFTGFLAISIYTISENSPVSIRESSSWFIFFTAIAVNNSLGWRLLTHQKKPSAARFTAANVASLGAHICIAAAVIPFACMAFGAFREIATTAQSPIP; via the exons ATGGAGCATTTAGCTGAGAATGAGATTGAG GTCGCAATACAAGAAGATTTCCCTGACgctgcggcagccgccgccaatgcTGCGGCCGTGAAGAAGGCGGACGACGCCAGCTTGAAGAAACGAATGCGAATTGTCACCGAAGCTATCGTGAAAATGGTATGCCCATTTTTTCTCGCAGCCTGCGTCTCACTGTCTAAACTGGACATGGGAGATCAGCCCGGAGTACGAGACAGCTTGTCACCCCTGGCGGGCTGCACTCTCGCCTCCGGCATACTCTCACTTTTACCCCTCACCTTCCCAAATTGGTTCCCGGACAAACTGTTTGAATTCTCCATGTTCTTCATCCACCTTTGTGGTGTTCTCCTTATGGTCCTTGCCTTCCTCACCCTATTCCTTGTCGTGGAGGAATACGCCGCCTTGTTGGTTCTTGTTGGTGTCAGTGTGATGTTCACCATAAATTGGGCTCGCCGTACCGTCCTTAATGGATACGAGCGCGGTGCAACGGTGGTATATGAGAAATTTCTAGACGACCTTGAGAACTCGGTCGATCTCTCGGCTGCCATCACTTTCCTTCTATTCTTAGGGTTGGGAGGCTTGGTGTTAGGGGGACAGTACAACACCATACAACTGAGAAAAGGCAGCCTTGCTGAGGAGGATAAAGAGATGCTGCAGCTCCTTTTTCACACGATCTGGTTGAGCTTCTTCATTTGCATAGCTGGCGTATTTTTCATGCTGGTGTGCATGGTGCCTCCGGTGACCAACGGCAGACGTGAGGGTATTTGCCACATCATCGAAGGATTGAACTACTTCTTCTGCGGCGCCTTAACTTTGATTGTGCTGCTGATCACACTTGGGACGCTGAGAAAACTGTGGGTGGTTGCCTTTGCGATTGTGCTATCAGCAATTCCATTTATAGTATGGGGAGTTCTTGCTTTTCCCGGTGGTGCCATAGGAGAAGGGGATGAAGATATTAAGCCGGCGTCACTGGATCTGGCTAAAGTCACTTTTACGGGCTTCTTGGCTATCTCGATATATACCATCAGTGAGAACAGCCCAGTCAGCATCCGCGAGTCTTCCTCCTGGTTCATATTCTTCACTGCAATAGCTGTCAATAATAGCCTTGGGTGGAGGCTCCTCACACACCAGAAGAAACCGTCAGCAGCAAGGTTCACAGCTGCTAATGTTGCTTCTCTCGGCGCTCATATATGCATCGCTGCTGCTGTTATCCCGTTCGCATGCATGGCTTTCGGTGCATTCCGGGAAATTGCTACCACCGCTCAAAGTCCTATTCCGTGA